The Acinetobacter sp. SAAs474 DNA window ATCGATGTATACACAGGTACCAGAAGGTTTATTGGGTAAAATTCGTAGTACTGCACCAATTTTCTCTGCACGTTCTTGCATAATATCGAGCCCAAAACTATCTGTACGCTGCATTTTTGGTTGAATACCACGACCATTATCTGCAATAGCAATATGCCATTGCTGTTGTTTTTGCTGCACTGAAATTGATGCAACTGTTGCATGTGCATGCCGAACAATATTGCTTAGACTTTCTCGAATGATATAAAGGAGTTGTACAGATTGCTGAGCGCTCACCCTCAATTGTGTTACACGTAAATCTAATTCAAATGCAATGCTGGATTGATGTTCAAATTCCGCGACGATTTTTTTTAATGCAGCAATAAAATCCAGTTCTTGATAGGTTAACCGAGATGCAGTAATAAGCTCACGCACCTGTTGATATGCATAATGGGTATAGGCTGCTAATTCTTCTGTTTGACAAACAAGCGGATGATAGTGCTCAGACTTTTTGCACTGCTGATTGATTTGTGCCGACTTTAATCTCAAAAATCCAATGACTTGTGCAATGCTGTCATGTAACTCTGCAGAAAAATCACGGCGCTCTTGCTGTAAAATTTGTTGTATATGATCTTGTTGCTTTGTCCAAATCTGAAAACCTTGCTGAAGGTGCAAATCTAGCTGATATAAATATGCCGACTGCTGTACAGGCTCTGGCTGGTAGTTAAAATAAATGCGCCATACCGCGAATTTTTGCCCCACAAAAAGGCGCAAACATTGATGTGTCTCGATATTCAATACTATTTCATGGCTTGGATAAATTTGTGCTGAACGTGGTAATAAATGGCTTTGCAATAAATGGATATCATATGATACCAATGGCTGATCCTGCGCATGAAAAATAAAACTCTCCTGACGAAATGGATAACACATGACTAAGCCATATTCTGGTAAATGGGTTTGCGGTGAATGTCGTTTTAATAATTGTAAAAAAGCGGGTAACTCTGCATGCATATCTTGTATTTGCATCAGATTAACTTTCATTTGCAATAAAAACAGTGCACTTTGACTGCACTGTAACTGTAATTGCTTATGATCTGGATTATATTTTTCAAACTCATCATGCACTGTCATTATGTTCTCAACATGTATTTTTCACTACAAGCATGCAACGACACATTCAACTCATCTGCAGCATCACTTTAACTGAGCAGAAATCATGCCAATAGTCACGCTACCCCATTGAAGGTATATCTCTAGAGAAATTGCTGTTCAGTGCAAAGCAGTATGAAATTTAAATTCTATTTTGACTTTGTAGCAGCAGATCGATTGATGGGAAATCTAAACTTGTCACATACTCAGGCGCACTCAGATGACTATATTCATTTACAGCAGCCCATTTCACAATTACATTTGCGTGTGGATGCACAGGCAATGCAGTCTTTTACACTTCAATTACATGATCAAATTAAAATTTCATTACCCGCACAACAAAATATTGATATTCTCATCTTGAATGATGAACAACAGCCTGCCCCTGAGTTATTGATTGATGAATCAACACCGCTCACACTATTGACGGATACAGCTGCACAAAATACCCTCTTACAGCTTCATCAAGGCACACCATCAAGTCTAAAATTACAACAACAATTAGCCTGCAAAAATATTTCTGTTGCACAATTAAAACAGGCAAAAACACTTGAATACTGTGAATGTGCAATATTTCGCGCTGCTGCACCAATTCAGGTCTTGATTTTTAACACGGGTCCTGATGCTCAAGTCACCGAACAACAAGGACGAGATGAAATCAATATTGAGATTCACTATGCACAACCCATTTTGGCTTATTTACCTGATCCCCTCGCACAACCCGTTCAAGAAATTTTTATTCCACGTGGTTCTGCAAAAACCTATACCGTAACCACTGGACAATGGATTCAAATTATTGATCTATCAGGCAAACAATGTTCAGATTTTCTTGCTTTTGATGCAGATGCGTTAGCAAAAGGTCAAGAAGTTGGCTTAGATGCCATGACAACCCGAACTATTTTAGGGCATAGCATGCCAACACCGGGTTTACACAGCAAATTTTTTGCTGCTGATATGCACGCGATGGTCGAAGTTGTTCAAGATACTGTTGGTCGTCATGATATGTTTTTAAGTGCTTGCAATGCTAAGTTCTATCATGATTCTGGCTATTATTCTCATGTTTCTTGTAGTGAAAATTTTAATCAGATCCTGCAGCAATATGGTATCACTGCACGTGATGCTTGGCCTGCTATTAATCTTTTTTACAATACCTTTATTCAACCTTGCGGCAGCATTGGTCTTGCTGAACCATGGTCTCAACCAGGCGACTATGTATTACTCAAGGCACATCGAAATCTACGCTGTGCTTCATCAGCCTGTCCAGATGATATTGATCCATCTAATGGTTGGGTACCGACC harbors:
- a CDS encoding sensor histidine kinase, with amino-acid sequence MTVHDEFEKYNPDHKQLQLQCSQSALFLLQMKVNLMQIQDMHAELPAFLQLLKRHSPQTHLPEYGLVMCYPFRQESFIFHAQDQPLVSYDIHLLQSHLLPRSAQIYPSHEIVLNIETHQCLRLFVGQKFAVWRIYFNYQPEPVQQSAYLYQLDLHLQQGFQIWTKQQDHIQQILQQERRDFSAELHDSIAQVIGFLRLKSAQINQQCKKSEHYHPLVCQTEELAAYTHYAYQQVRELITASRLTYQELDFIAALKKIVAEFEHQSSIAFELDLRVTQLRVSAQQSVQLLYIIRESLSNIVRHAHATVASISVQQKQQQWHIAIADNGRGIQPKMQRTDSFGLDIMQERAEKIGAVLRILPNKPSGTCVYIDLDIAKLRSN